The following are encoded in a window of Thermodesulfobacterium geofontis OPF15 genomic DNA:
- the thrS gene encoding threonine--tRNA ligase — translation MKIKIKGLGEFQLTPGIPLKSLIPEIKKISSNLPVGFKYNQEYIDWHFSFNEKDLENLELEPIFPSDEEALIFLRHTASHALAQAVKELFPGAKLGIGPPTEDGFYYDIYYEKPFNEEDLQKIEERIKEIIKKDLPLERKEIPKEEAKELFKNLKEDFKLELIEELPDSKVSIYSQENFIDLCKGPHLLSTGEIKAVKLLSVAGAYWRGNEKNPMLWRIYGTAFFSEEELKAYLDRLEEIKKRDHRRLGKELELFTIEEDIGPGLVIWLPKGAIIRNIIENFWKEVHLKRGYQLVYTPHIALRDLWKVSGHLDFYIENMFPPMELENRAYQLKPMNCPFHIYVYNQKRRSYREFPIRYCELGTVYRFERSGVLHGLLRVRGFTQDDAHIFCREDQLEEELIQVLDLVIYFLKVFGFSEYKIFLSTRPEKFVGSPEIWDKAESALKSALENKGLEYEIDPGEGVFYGPKIDLKIKDVLGRFWQCSTIQVDFNIPERFDIVYIGEDNKFYRPIMIHRALLGSLERFLGVLIENYAGAFPFWISPVQIKILTITDRTISYGEKIVDILRKEGFRVETDFRNEKLNYKIRIAQQEKVPYMIILGDKEEKDEVISVRTRKGEVINNIKLEEFINKIKLENQPEYLLNESS, via the coding sequence TTGAAAATTAAAATCAAAGGTCTGGGAGAATTTCAACTTACTCCTGGCATACCCTTAAAATCTCTTATTCCAGAAATCAAAAAAATAAGCTCTAATTTACCTGTAGGTTTTAAGTATAATCAAGAATACATAGATTGGCATTTTTCTTTTAATGAAAAGGATTTAGAAAACTTAGAACTTGAGCCTATTTTCCCCTCAGATGAAGAAGCACTCATATTTTTACGCCATACAGCTTCCCATGCGCTTGCTCAAGCAGTAAAAGAACTTTTTCCTGGAGCAAAACTTGGTATAGGTCCACCCACAGAAGATGGCTTTTATTATGATATCTATTATGAAAAACCCTTTAATGAAGAGGATTTACAAAAGATAGAAGAAAGAATAAAAGAAATAATTAAAAAAGATCTTCCCTTAGAGAGAAAAGAAATTCCAAAAGAAGAAGCAAAAGAGCTTTTTAAAAATTTAAAAGAAGATTTTAAGCTTGAATTAATTGAAGAACTGCCTGATAGTAAGGTTTCTATCTATTCTCAAGAAAATTTTATAGATCTCTGTAAAGGTCCTCATCTTCTTTCAACAGGAGAAATAAAAGCAGTTAAACTTCTTTCTGTAGCTGGAGCTTACTGGAGAGGAAATGAAAAAAATCCCATGCTTTGGAGAATTTACGGAACTGCTTTCTTCTCAGAAGAAGAATTAAAAGCCTACTTAGATAGGCTTGAAGAGATTAAGAAAAGAGACCATAGAAGACTGGGTAAAGAGCTTGAACTCTTTACTATTGAAGAAGATATAGGTCCTGGGCTTGTAATCTGGCTTCCTAAGGGAGCTATTATAAGAAATATTATAGAAAATTTCTGGAAAGAGGTTCATTTAAAAAGGGGTTATCAATTAGTTTATACTCCCCATATTGCCTTAAGAGATTTATGGAAGGTTTCAGGGCACTTAGATTTTTATATAGAAAATATGTTTCCTCCAATGGAACTTGAAAATAGAGCCTATCAATTAAAACCTATGAACTGTCCCTTTCATATTTATGTATATAATCAAAAAAGAAGAAGTTATAGGGAATTTCCCATAAGATATTGTGAGCTTGGAACTGTTTATCGTTTTGAGAGAAGCGGAGTTTTACACGGGCTTTTAAGGGTTAGAGGATTTACTCAGGATGATGCCCATATTTTTTGTAGAGAAGATCAATTAGAAGAAGAACTTATTCAGGTTTTAGATTTGGTAATATATTTTCTTAAAGTTTTTGGTTTTTCCGAGTATAAAATTTTCCTTTCTACAAGACCTGAGAAATTTGTAGGATCTCCAGAAATATGGGATAAAGCTGAGTCTGCACTTAAGTCTGCACTTGAAAATAAAGGTCTTGAATATGAGATAGACCCTGGAGAAGGGGTTTTTTATGGTCCAAAAATTGATCTAAAAATTAAAGATGTTTTAGGAAGGTTTTGGCAATGCTCAACCATTCAAGTAGATTTTAATATTCCAGAAAGATTTGACATTGTTTATATAGGAGAGGATAATAAATTTTATAGACCCATTATGATTCATAGGGCTTTACTTGGGTCTTTAGAAAGATTTTTGGGGGTTCTTATTGAAAATTATGCAGGTGCCTTTCCTTTTTGGATATCACCAGTTCAGATTAAAATTTTAACTATTACTGATAGAACTATTAGCTATGGAGAAAAAATTGTAGATATTTTAAGAAAAGAAGGTTTTAGGGTAGAGACTGATTTTAGAAATGAAAAATTAAACTATAAAATAAGAATAGCCCAGCAAGAAAAAGTTCCTTATATGATTATTCTCGGAGACAAAGAAGAAAAAGACGAGGTTATTAGTGTGAGAACAAGAAAGGGAGAAGTGATTAATAATATAAAATTAGAAGAATTCATAAACAAAATAAAACTTGAAAATCAGCCAGAATATCTATTAAATGAATCATCGTAG